Proteins co-encoded in one Hirundo rustica isolate bHirRus1 chromosome 18, bHirRus1.pri.v3, whole genome shotgun sequence genomic window:
- the LOC120760997 gene encoding uncharacterized protein LOC120760997 yields the protein MAAAGGGGAAVAAPPRGIRAWLRSAFRFATDRNDFRGSEPGRGSGWGRDRGRDRNSGQSWDWHMGIGIRSPVSVPGRDQEQRGRQERRLSLSPLYPIRTPQSTEDILGLKRVQGREQSWGRGWRVLRELGMDWRILRELGKGLESPEGAGKGLSLEKRRLRGNSWLCTTPWQEGTAGGIWDLIPGHRDRRRGNGLRLCQARLSLDSSRNFLMERALRPGKYPGRFGVPRAGGVTWRWH from the coding sequence atggcggcggcgggaggaggaggagcggcggtggcggccccgccgcggggtATCCGCGCCTGGCTGCGGAGCGCGTTCCGCTTCGCCACCGACCGCAACGACTTCCGCGGGTCCGAACCAGGACGGGGATCGGGATGGGGTCGGGATCGAGGCCGGGACCGGAATAGCGGTCAGAGTTGGGATTGGCATATGGGAATCGGGATCAGGAGCCCAGTATCTGTCCCCGGCCGGGATCAGGAGCAGCGTGGCCGGCAGGAGCGGCGATTGTCCCTCAGTCCCTTGTATCCCATTCGGACTCCTCAGTCCACGGAGGACATTTTGGGGCTGaagcgtgtccagggaagggagcagagctggggaaggggctggagagtcctgagggagctgggaatggactggagaatcctgagggagctggggaaggggctggagagtcctgagggagctgggaaggggctcagcctggagaaaaggaggctcagggggaattcctggctctgcacaactccctggcaggaggggacagccggggggatttgggatctcatcccagggcacagggacaggaggagagggaacggcctcaggctgtgccaggcgaggctcagcttggacagcagcaggaatttcctcatggaaagggcgCTCAGGCCTGGGAAGtacccagggaggtttggagtgcccagggctggaggtgtcacctggaggtggcactga